From the Thomasclavelia ramosa DSM 1402 genome, the window TACTAATGATAATTTGGCAGTATAATAAGTAAAAATATAAGAGATAAGGAAAAATTATGAAATATATAATAAGACTGGTATCAGCAACAATAGTTTTTGTGTTGGCAAATAGGTTGTTATTAGGTTTTTCAAACGTATTGTTAATTGGTTTATTAGTGGGGATTTTTATAGTTATTAATGCAATACCATATGTCCCTTATCCTAGACCTCTTTTGAAACGATATCGCATATGTAAAGCAGGGTGTGAATTATTAAAAATATTTTTAATATCTTTAATAATGACAATTGTTTATATGCTTTATTCATTTTTTAAAGTAGATATTGGCGCATGGTTAACTAATCTATTAGTGGTAATAATAGTTGAGGCTGTTGTTTTTTGGAATGGCATTATTAGAATTTATTTAACGGCTAACCAATTAGGAGCTAAATGGCGCATAATCGGGGTTGTTTGGGGATGGTTTCCACTTGTTAATTTGATTATTTTAAGAAAGCTTATTAAAATTGCTGATGATGAAATTATATTTGAAAATGAAAAAACTATTTTAAATGGAGTTAGAAAAGAACAACAGCTGTGTAAAACAAAATATCCATTGCTGTTGGTTCATGGAGTGTTTTTTAGAGATTTTAAATATTTTAATTATTGGGGACGAATTCCCGAGGAACTAGAACAAAATGGAGCGGTCATTTATTATGGTAATCATCAGTCAGCAGCTAGTGTTATTGCTAGTGGCGATGAGTTAGCAAAGCGAATCAAAGAAATTGTACAGGAAAGCGGGTGTGAAAAGTTAAATATTATTGCACATTCTAAAGGT encodes:
- a CDS encoding lipase family alpha/beta hydrolase, encoding MKYIIRLVSATIVFVLANRLLLGFSNVLLIGLLVGIFIVINAIPYVPYPRPLLKRYRICKAGCELLKIFLISLIMTIVYMLYSFFKVDIGAWLTNLLVVIIVEAVVFWNGIIRIYLTANQLGAKWRIIGVVWGWFPLVNLIILRKLIKIADDEIIFENEKTILNGVRKEQQLCKTKYPLLLVHGVFFRDFKYFNYWGRIPEELEQNGAVIYYGNHQSAASVIASGDELAKRIKEIVQESGCEKLNIIAHSKGGLDCRYAIAKLNIAPYVASLTTINTPHRGCIFADYLLEKIPEKIKQKVAQGYNTALKKFGDENPDFIAAVNDLTASTCQKFNADVPDVAEVFYQSVGSKLNVASGGRFPLNFSHHLVKYFDGPNDGLVAENSFPWGCDYTFLTTNTKRGISHGDMIDLNRENIAEFDVREFYVQLVNMLKVHGY